In Campylobacter anatolicus, one DNA window encodes the following:
- a CDS encoding type II toxin-antitoxin system YoeB family toxin produces the protein MELIKDIDRSGYQGIGNPEPLKGELSPYWSRRIDKKIELFIA, from the coding sequence TTGGAATTAATAAAAGATATTGATAGAAGCGGCTATCAAGGTATAGGAAATCCTGAGCCTTTAAAAGGTGAGCTAAGCCCTTATTGGAGCAGAAGAATAGATAAAAAAATAGAATTGTTTATCGCATAA
- a CDS encoding type II toxin-antitoxin system RelB/DinJ family antitoxin: MTTINIRVSETDKKAVENIFAELGLNLTSATNAFYKQVIRNGGIPFELRTDPFYSEKNLKRLRKSMAQMERNGGTIHEVI, encoded by the coding sequence ATGACTACTATAAATATAAGAGTAAGTGAAACTGATAAAAAGGCGGTAGAAAACATTTTCGCAGAGTTGGGTTTAAATCTAACTTCTGCAACAAATGCTTTTTATAAACAAGTTATTAGAAACGGTGGAATACCTTTTGAATTGAGGACAGACCCTTTTTACTCAGAAAAGAATTTGAAACGACTTAGAAAGTCAATGGCACAAATGGAAAGAAACGGCGGAACGATACACGAGGTTATATAG